In Drosophila simulans strain w501 chromosome X, Prin_Dsim_3.1, whole genome shotgun sequence, one DNA window encodes the following:
- the LOC6726451 gene encoding probable isocitrate dehydrogenase [NAD] subunit alpha, mitochondrial isoform X2 — protein MAARFIQKIVNATPAASRSYSSGTKKVTLIPGDGIGPEISAAVQKIFTAANVPIEWEAVDVTPVRGPDGKFGIPQAAIDSVNTNKIGLKGPLMTPVGKGHRSLNLALRKEFNLYANVRPCRSLEGYKTLYDDVDVVTIRENTEGEYSGIEHEIVDGVVQSIKLITEEASKRVAEYAFQYAKNNNRKKVTVVHKANIMRMSDGLFLRCVRDMAQKFPEIQFEEKYLDTVCLNMVQNPGKYDVLVMPNLYGDILSDMCAGLVGGLGLTPSGNMGLNGALFESVHGTAPDIAGKDLANPTALLLSAVMMLRHMELNTYADKIERAAFETIKEGKYLTGDLGGRAKCSEFTNEICAKL, from the exons ATGGCTGCTAGATTCATACAGAAAATT GTCAACGCGACTCCCGCCGCCAGCCGGTCCTACTCCTCCGGCACCAAGAAAGTCACCCTCATCCCTGGCGATGGCATCGGACCCGAGATCTCTGCGGCCGTGCAGAAGATCTTCACCGCCGCCAATGTGCCCATCGAGTGGGAGGCCGTGGACGTGACCCCCGTCCGG GGACCCGACGGAAAGTTCGGCATCCCACAGGCCGCCATTGACTCGGTGAACACGAACAAGATCGGCCTGAAGGGTCCTCTGATGACGCCCGTGGGCAAGGGCCATCGGTCTCTGAATCTGGCTCTGCGCAAGGAGTTCAATCTGTACGCCAACGTGCGTCCCTGCCGCAGTCTCGAGGGCTACAAGACGCTGTACGACGATGTGGACGTGGTCACCATCCGCGAGAACACCGAGGGCGAGTACTCCGGCATCGAGCACGAGATCGTCGACGGCGTCGTCCAGAGCATCAAGCTGATCACCGAGGAGGCCTCCAAGCGTGTGGCCGAGTACGCCTTCCAGTAcgccaagaacaacaaccgCAAGAAGGTCACCGTGGTGCACAAGGCGAACATTAT GCGCATGTCCGATGGCCTCTTCCTGCGCTGCGTCCGCGACATGGCCCAGAAGTTCCCCGAAATCCAGTTCGAAGAGAAGTATCTGGATACGGTGTGCCTGAACATGGTCCAGAACCCCGGAAAATACGACGTGCTG GTCATGCCCAATCTGTACGGTGATATTCTGTCTGACATGTGCGCCGGTTTGGTGGGCGGCCTCGGCCTGACGCCCTCCGGCAACATGGGCCTGAACGGTGCCCTGTTCGAGTCCGTGCACGGCACCGCCCCCGATATTGCCGGCAAGGATCTGGCCAATCCCACTGCCCTGTTGCTGTCGGCGGTCATGATGCTGCGCCACATGGAGCTCAACACGTACGCCGATAAAATCGAGCGTGCCGCCTTCGAGACCATCAAGGAGGGCAAGTACCTCACCGGCGATCTGGGCGGCCGTGCCAAGTGCTCCGAGTTCACGAACGAGATCTGCGCCAAGCTGTAG
- the LOC6726451 gene encoding probable isocitrate dehydrogenase [NAD] subunit alpha, mitochondrial isoform X1 has translation MAARFIQKILNQLGLIAARDAPAVTATPAVSQVNATPAASRSYSSGTKKVTLIPGDGIGPEISAAVQKIFTAANVPIEWEAVDVTPVRGPDGKFGIPQAAIDSVNTNKIGLKGPLMTPVGKGHRSLNLALRKEFNLYANVRPCRSLEGYKTLYDDVDVVTIRENTEGEYSGIEHEIVDGVVQSIKLITEEASKRVAEYAFQYAKNNNRKKVTVVHKANIMRMSDGLFLRCVRDMAQKFPEIQFEEKYLDTVCLNMVQNPGKYDVLVMPNLYGDILSDMCAGLVGGLGLTPSGNMGLNGALFESVHGTAPDIAGKDLANPTALLLSAVMMLRHMELNTYADKIERAAFETIKEGKYLTGDLGGRAKCSEFTNEICAKL, from the exons ATGGCTGCTAGATTCATACAGAAAATT CTCAATCAACTGGGTTTGATTGCAGCGCGTGATGCTCCGGCGGTGACTGCGACGCCAGCAGTGAGCCAG GTCAACGCGACTCCCGCCGCCAGCCGGTCCTACTCCTCCGGCACCAAGAAAGTCACCCTCATCCCTGGCGATGGCATCGGACCCGAGATCTCTGCGGCCGTGCAGAAGATCTTCACCGCCGCCAATGTGCCCATCGAGTGGGAGGCCGTGGACGTGACCCCCGTCCGG GGACCCGACGGAAAGTTCGGCATCCCACAGGCCGCCATTGACTCGGTGAACACGAACAAGATCGGCCTGAAGGGTCCTCTGATGACGCCCGTGGGCAAGGGCCATCGGTCTCTGAATCTGGCTCTGCGCAAGGAGTTCAATCTGTACGCCAACGTGCGTCCCTGCCGCAGTCTCGAGGGCTACAAGACGCTGTACGACGATGTGGACGTGGTCACCATCCGCGAGAACACCGAGGGCGAGTACTCCGGCATCGAGCACGAGATCGTCGACGGCGTCGTCCAGAGCATCAAGCTGATCACCGAGGAGGCCTCCAAGCGTGTGGCCGAGTACGCCTTCCAGTAcgccaagaacaacaaccgCAAGAAGGTCACCGTGGTGCACAAGGCGAACATTAT GCGCATGTCCGATGGCCTCTTCCTGCGCTGCGTCCGCGACATGGCCCAGAAGTTCCCCGAAATCCAGTTCGAAGAGAAGTATCTGGATACGGTGTGCCTGAACATGGTCCAGAACCCCGGAAAATACGACGTGCTG GTCATGCCCAATCTGTACGGTGATATTCTGTCTGACATGTGCGCCGGTTTGGTGGGCGGCCTCGGCCTGACGCCCTCCGGCAACATGGGCCTGAACGGTGCCCTGTTCGAGTCCGTGCACGGCACCGCCCCCGATATTGCCGGCAAGGATCTGGCCAATCCCACTGCCCTGTTGCTGTCGGCGGTCATGATGCTGCGCCACATGGAGCTCAACACGTACGCCGATAAAATCGAGCGTGCCGCCTTCGAGACCATCAAGGAGGGCAAGTACCTCACCGGCGATCTGGGCGGCCGTGCCAAGTGCTCCGAGTTCACGAACGAGATCTGCGCCAAGCTGTAG
- the LOC6726452 gene encoding REST corepressor isoform X3: MVLAERNTTDVVRNGRRSRGPSPNTHTTGGVTNSASLVGSGNNSGNAGNANANEKTTAVPGAGTPESSDDDNSTKRNGKSKAKQSEYEEKIRVGRDYQAVCPPLVAEAERRPEQMNERALLVWSPTKEIPDLKLEEYISVAKEKYGYNGEQALGMLFWHKHDLERAVMDLANFTPFPDEWTIEDKVLFEQAFQFHGKSFHRIRQMLPDKSIASLVKYYYSWKKTRHRSSAMDRQEKAIKAVVKDGSENGSEVGSNEESDNDDKIIAVPAHIS, encoded by the exons ATGGTGTTGGCGGAGCGCAACACCACGGATGTGGTGCGCAACGGGCGTCGTTCGCGCGGCCCCAGTCCCAACACGCACACCACGGGCGGCGTCACCAACAGCGCCAGCCTCGtgggcagcggcaacaacagcggcaacgCTGGGAACGCCAATGCGAACGAGAAGACCACAGCTGTGCCAGGTGCAGGCACGCCGGAGAGCTCCGACGACGACAACT CCACCAAACGGAATGGCAAGAGCAAGGCCAAGCAGTCTGAGTACGAAG AGAAAATCCGCGTTGGGCGAGACTACCAGGCGGTTTGTCCGCCGCTCGTTGCGGAGGCGGAGCGCCGCCCGGAACAAATGAACGAACGCGCCCTCCTCGTCTGGtcgcccaccaaggagatCCCCGACCTGAAAT TGGAGGAGTACATCTCGGTGGCCAAGGAAAAGTACGGCTACAACGGCGAACAGGCATTGGGCATGCTGTTCTGGCACAAACACGATCTGGAGCGTGCCGTAATGGACCTGGCCAACTTCACGCCCTTCCCGGACGAGTGGACCATCGAGGACAAGGTGCTGTTCGAACAGGCCTTCCAGTTCCACGGGAAGAGCTTCCACCGCATCCGCCAGATG CTGCCAGACAAATCCATCGCCAGTTTGGTCAAGTACTACTACTCGTGGAAGAAGACGCGTCACCGCAGCAGCGCCATGGACCGCCAAGAGAAGGCCATCAAGGCGGTGGTCAAGGATGGCTCCGAGAACGGCAGCGAGGTGGGCAGCAACGAGGAGTCTGATAACGATGACAAG ATAATCGCCGTGCCTGCACACATCTCATAA